The genomic DNA AACCTGAAGACCTCGATATACTCTATCATATTGAGAACGACCGTAGCCTGTGGAATATCAGTACTACGAATGTTCCTTACAGCCGTTATGCACTGCATAATTACATTGCCGATGCGAAAAACGACATCTATATCGACGGACAACTTCGTATGATGATTGAGAATTGGGAGCAGAAGATTGTTGGCGTCATCGACCTCGTCAACTTCGACCCGAAGCACCAGCGGGCTGAAATGGGTATCATCATCATGAAACCCTTCCGCCAACAAGGCTATGCTCACGCGGCTATTTCAGCCTTAATCGACTATACCCGCAGCGGTCTACATCTGAAACAAATCTATGCCGTCGTAGACGTTGAGAACGAAGTCTCAATCCACTGCCTCTCCTCGATAGGATTTACAAATGGAAGCATCTTAAAAGAATGGCTTTATTGTGATGGGAAATATAAAGATGCAAGGATAATGCAACTTTTTATAGAAAAAGGATAAAATTTTTGGTAGAATAGATTTTTATTACTACCTTTGCACACGCAAAACAGAAAAAGGGTTTTAATTATCCATTTTGGTGCGTTAGTTCAGTTGGTTAGAATGCCTGCCTGTCACGCAGGAGGTCACGAGTTCGAGTCTCGTACGCACCGCTGAAACCCCAAATCTGTAATGCATGGTGCGTTAGTTCAGTTGGTTAGAATGCCTGCCTGTCACGCAGGAGGTCACGAGTTCGAGTCTCGTACGCACCGCTGAAAAGAACCTTGGCTCTCCGCCAAGGTTTTTTTTGTTGGCACGCTCAGCATGAGCATTATGTCTTTAACGGCAAAAATAGAAGGTCAAACACGCTGAATTATCTTTACAAAAAAATCTTCAAAGACTTGGAAAAGGCATCAAAAGAAGTAATTTTAGTTCCTTTGTAAGTTACTTGTTCTCAACAGATTACAAAGGCGGTTTCAAAAGGGCATTAGTAAGGGTCTTAAAGGGCGTTAGTAAGACCTCAAAAGGGCATCTTTTAGAAGCCAATAGGGCGTTAATTGAAAGACAATAAACGCCCTATTGTTTTTTTGAATTTGAATTATTTTTACAACACGAGGTATGAAAGAAGAAAGAAACTTCTCACGCTTTCGTAAGAGGCGATACGTTCCTACAGCTCTTCTCAAAAACACCGAAAAACCTCATAACAACATATAGAGCCCCTAAAAGAAATCTCAACATAAAAATCGCCTCACAAGAAAAAACGCTGCGGAATTGAGTTTCTCCTTTATTACAAACGGTCTGTCTGACCAGGTTTAATGTTCTTATAATCGACATTCAGTTTGGCAAACTCAATCTTCAGTTTCTCCAATTTGGGATTCGCCTTGTTCGTAGGAAATGATGTCGCTACCAGACGAGCTTTCCTTTGCCGATTGCTAAAGCTGTCGAATGTAGGATTATTTGCTGTTGCAAGCAGCTGTTGCATGCCATGAATGGCATCATGCCCTTTCAGTTCAACGAATATCTGTGTCCATGCTTCCTTAGACCCTGCCGATGTCTGTACCATCACCAACTTGTCACATTTGACACCAGTCTTTATGATGTAACCGTCAACTTGAAAGACCGCAGACCGCAGATTCCCTTGAATGTCAAGAGTGTATTTCTTTCCTTGCTCCCGTGTGGCAACCGTTTTACGTACTTCGAGGGACTGTTCAGCCTGATACCCAGCACGAGTCAAGTTCTCGTATGTACTTTTCCCCATGACTATTCTGCGTATAATATTTCATTGATACGACCCACATGCTCATCGACCCAATCAGAGACACTATCCAAGTTTATACCAGAGAGCATCGGTATCTCCATATCTTTGATGTCCTCGAACACACCATCTTTGTTGATGAAATATGCCGAGAAAGCATCTGTTGGAAGCAACGTACTTTCGTCAATCACATCTTTAAGCCTTTCGTCGCCGGGCTTCTTCTCAACGGCTGCTGCATCTGCTATCAAGACATTGAGTATTGACAGCACGTAAGGGCTATGTGTAGTGAGTACCACCATAGAACGATGCTTGCCAACTGACTTCACAGCTTTCAGATGGCGTATGATGTTCTGCACAAGTTTACGTTGCGCATCGGGATAGAGGTTCTGCTCCGGCTCTTCTATGAAAAGTTGTGCCGACTGGTATTTCATCTTCTCACGGATTGGAGCCAACTCCTCTTCCGTGACCTCATGGGCACCATGTACGATTTCATTGCGTACATCCGTATCTAACGACTCCATGAGGCGGTTCATCAAATCCGTCATACTGAATTTGACTACCTTTCCTACTACACCCATAATATAATCTGTCATCACGTCGATAGGCATGATTGACTGGACACCGCTTGAAGCATAGAAAGAAGTTATAGGCTTGCCGTTTGGCAGCACCACATAATCAAGTCC from Prevotella melaninogenica includes the following:
- a CDS encoding GNAT family N-acetyltransferase, translating into MEKKQHVKVRLRAMEPEDLDILYHIENDRSLWNISTTNVPYSRYALHNYIADAKNDIYIDGQLRMMIENWEQKIVGVIDLVNFDPKHQRAEMGIIIMKPFRQQGYAHAAISALIDYTRSGLHLKQIYAVVDVENEVSIHCLSSIGFTNGSILKEWLYCDGKYKDARIMQLFIEKG
- a CDS encoding AAA family ATPase gives rise to the protein MATIQIKNLGPIKDTGLINLTDVLLVIGRQSSGKSTFMKVLCFCRWIEKKIMTSFDNTIQAYTHNKRFTRELKQFHRIDEMYFKEGTEIIYDGDMVTISLTGVDQNAKINRKLEAWEDRYNSKLSYIPAERNLVSAVQNINDTYKAKERDSIFNFIQEWYEAKDTYGSDNKLNLSLTDDFKYYSDKGLDYVVLPNGKPITSFYASSGVQSIMPIDVMTDYIMGVVGKVVKFSMTDLMNRLMESLDTDVRNEIVHGAHEVTEEELAPIREKMKYQSAQLFIEEPEQNLYPDAQRKLVQNIIRHLKAVKSVGKHRSMVVLTTHSPYVLSILNVLIADAAAVEKKPGDERLKDVIDESTLLPTDAFSAYFINKDGVFEDIKDMEIPMLSGINLDSVSDWVDEHVGRINEILYAE